DNA from Deltaproteobacteria bacterium:
GGACCTCCGGGTCGCCCTCCTCTCCCACGGCGGCGAGACCGCCGAGTCCCTGGTGAGCGAGATCGATCGCATGCTGGAGGCGGTCTTCCAGCGCTAGAGGCCGTCGATCCGTGGAACAGGCCTACGGCGCACTGACCCTCTCTCCCTTGCCCCGCCGGGGCGGCATCGAGGGCGTGCTGCGCGCGGCGAGCTGGCACAACCTCGTGCATCGCATCGGCAACCACCTGCCGCTGCTGATCTGCCACGACCTCGGCCGCCTGCTGGTCGAGGGGGCGCCGGCCCGGACCGAGCGCAACCAGGCGGGGCTGGAGCTCGCCGGCCTCGGCGCCGACCCCGGCCTCCTGCCGCACCTGGCCCGCTACGAGGAGCTCCTCCAGCGCCTCGGGCGGACCGAGATGGTGCAGCGGGCCCCCTCGCTGCAGCTCTCCGACGAGGCGGTGGCGGCCCTCATCGCCCGGGTCTTCGCGCCGGTGCTGGAGGCGGCCCCGCCGGCGGAGGGGATCTCGCGGCTGCTCACCGACCTGCCGGTGGACGCGGGGCACTACCTGATGGGCGATCCGGCCCACCTCTGCGCCGAGCACGGCATCGAGCCCGAGCTGGCCTTCCTGCGCCTCGCCAGCGAGCACGCCTTCCGGATCACCACCGCGGCGGAGCGGATCGACATCGACACCCTGCGGCTGATCTCCCTCTTCGCCGGCGACGACTCCCTGGTGGGCTCGGCGGCGGCGCTCGACGTCTACCAGATCCTCGGCGACCCCTCGGCGGCGGACGTGATCCACTTCTCCCTCGAGCTGCTGCCCCAGGTCCTGGAGACCCGCCGCACCCGCGGGCTGCAGCGCTTCGCGATGGACGGCGTGGCCGGCGTGAGCCGCCGGGGCAACCCGGACCAGCTCCTGCCCTCGGAGCTCGCCTACCCGGACGACATCTTCGCCCACAAGGTGGCCGAGAAGGAGCTGCTCTTCTACGGACACGAGGCCGACCGGCAGACCGAGCGGCGCGTGCACCTGGTGCTGGTCGACGCCAGCGCCTCGATGCGCGGCGCCCGGGCCATCTTCGGGCGGGGCCTCTCCCTGACCCTGGTGAAGAAGCTGATCCTCCTGGGGGAGGAGGTGGAGGTGCGCTTCTTCGACAGCACGCTCCACGAGCCCGCGCGGGTCAGCGCCCACAACTTCCAGATCCCCTACCTGCTCTGCTTCCAGTCCGAGCGCGGCCGCAACTACAGCCGGGTCTTCAAGGCCCTCACCCACGAGCTGCGCCGCCGCCGCCGCCTGGCGGGGAGGGGAGCGGCGGTCTACTTCATCACGCACGGGCAGTGCCACGTGCCCCTGCCGGTGATGGAGCAGCTCGCCTCGGTGGCGCGGCTCTACGGCATCTTCGTCCTGCCCGACAGCCAGCTCACCCTCGAGTACCTGCCGGTGCTCCACCAGCACCGGGTGGTGCAGCGCCAGGACCTCTCCGAGTCGGGCGCCCGCCGCCGGGCCGCCCTCGAGATCGTCGACGCCGTCGCGGAGGCCGCCGGATGAACGGCGACGCTCAGGTGCGGGTGAAGGAGGCCGAGGCCCTCCGCCTCGTGTCGGCCCGGGACTACCCGGCGGCGATCGAGCAGCTCACCGGGCTGCTCCAGGAGCTCCACGAGTCCAGCAGCCGCTACGAGGACTGGGTGCGGGCCCTGGCCACGGTGGCGGACCAGGCCGAGCGGCCCCAGATCGCCGGGCCCTGCTGGGAGTACCTGCTGGACTGGGAGCGCGCGGCCGGCGCCCACCACCGGGCCCGCAAGCACGCGGCGGCCGCCCGCTGCCGGGAACACTCGGGGGCCGCCGCCGACGCCGCGCGGATCTTCGAGGGCATCGACGCCTACGTCCACGCGGCGGTCGCCTGGGAGCGGGCGGAGCGCTGGCCGCAGGCCATCGCGGCGTGGGAGCGGGCCGTGCGCCGCTTCGGCGATCCCGCCGATCGCTACGAGCGCGCCCTGGCCCTGATGAACCTCGGGCTCGCCCTCCACCACCAGCAGGACCTGCGCTGGCGGGGCCGCCTCTCCGAGTCGATCGTGCTGCTCGAGGAGGAGGCCGACGAGGCGGAGCGCGGCCACCAGCAGGCCCGGGCGCTGGCCTGCTTCAACGCCCTGGTCGAGATGGGGCGCCAGACCGGCAGCCACGAGAACCTCGCCGAGGGGTACCTCAACTGCATCCGCCTGATGCGCGAGCGCGACCAGCGCCTCTTCGTGCTGCAGTACCACCACGACTTCGCCGAGGCCTCGCTGGCGATGGACGAGCCCCAGGCCGCCGCCGAGGTGCTGCGCGAGGCCAGCGCCTACTGCCGCCGCAAGGGCCTCCTCTACGGGGGCAGCTTCCAGCAGCGAGCCGCCGCGGCCTTCGAGGAGGCGGCGGTGCAGCACCGGGAGGTGGGCGCGCCCCCCGAGCTCGCCGAGAACGCCTACCTGGCCGCGCTGGACTGCTACAACCGCGTGGGTGATCTGCGGAAGGTGAGGCAGACCTACGAGGCCCTCTCCCGCCTCTCCCTGCCCTCCAGCCGGGTCGAGCGCTACCGCGCCCTCCACGACGAGACCACCGAGGAGGGCGTCGTCCGCGATGCCTGGCCCTTCCGCGGGTACTTCAGCCGCGACGCCGCCTACCCCCGCACCTGGCGTTCGGACCTCCTGCGGCGGGACGAGGCCCGGGACCTGCTCGGGCCGGTCTCGGCCGCGGTGGGGAACCTGCGCCTCTGGGACGTGGTGCGCCGCCGCTGCCTGCTCATCGTCCTGCGGGTGGCCGAGGATCCCGGCCGCCTGGAGCGCGAGGCGGCGGTGCAGGATCTCGCCGCCGAGCTCGGCCGCCTCGGCGCGCCGGTCGCCCTCGAGCCCCTCGCTCGGCTCCACGAGCGCGGCACCCCCGAGGTGCGGCGGGTGGTGGCCGCCTCCCTGCGCTTCCTGCCCTTCCGGGAGAGCCTGGAGCTGGTCGGGGCCTGCCTCGAGGATCCCTCCCCCGAGGTGCAGGCGGCGGCCCTCGGGGCCATGCGCTTCCTCG
Protein-coding regions in this window:
- a CDS encoding HEAT repeat domain-containing protein, whose amino-acid sequence is MNGDAQVRVKEAEALRLVSARDYPAAIEQLTGLLQELHESSSRYEDWVRALATVADQAERPQIAGPCWEYLLDWERAAGAHHRARKHAAAARCREHSGAAADAARIFEGIDAYVHAAVAWERAERWPQAIAAWERAVRRFGDPADRYERALALMNLGLALHHQQDLRWRGRLSESIVLLEEEADEAERGHQQARALACFNALVEMGRQTGSHENLAEGYLNCIRLMRERDQRLFVLQYHHDFAEASLAMDEPQAAAEVLREASAYCRRKGLLYGGSFQQRAAAAFEEAAVQHREVGAPPELAENAYLAALDCYNRVGDLRKVRQTYEALSRLSLPSSRVERYRALHDETTEEGVVRDAWPFRGYFSRDAAYPRTWRSDLLRRDEARDLLGPVSAAVGNLRLWDVVRRRCLLIVLRVAEDPGRLEREAAVQDLAAELGRLGAPVALEPLARLHERGTPEVRRVVAASLRFLPFRESLELVGACLEDPSPEVQAAALGAMRFLVFPGALAPLLRLYRQHPEDAVRREVILALGRTAGLSHPSSRDAMDFLLHTLREGADGEVLTALRTAIAANAGNDDLPLLERHALAEPPGPTRVFLDRIIVQVETRKMTMPLGV